The following are from one region of the Sandaracinus amylolyticus genome:
- a CDS encoding serine/threonine-protein kinase produces the protein MQQRERQGAVDTTIGYEVPRASDRPPPATAETVADASLPGALHATVALGETLAAPLPQVAEGASEPRVTSTSTSVLPRIEAEGKGVRLVPTNGPRYRTVRALGEGGMGEVALVQDRDIGRTVAMKRLRATFGQGPAVVARFVDEVRTIGNLEHPNIVPIHDVGVDEHGRYFFVMKYVDGETLESIVSRLQAGDPRAIAEHGITRRVEIFVGLLRALQYAHARGIVHRDVKPANVMIGRYGEVVLMDWGVARPIAKSGAHDDAQRMSPDEMRAAPSRASETHAGALIGTPLYMSPEQAAGKNDELDARSDLYSACLVFHELLGLRHYRSSASGSLGELLEAIRGQDPAGVHSMFPAHPANAQGVPAELAHFCRRGLLRDPAARWQSADEMIAELEAILEGRCRVQCPVTFMKRSTREMGLFVDRRPRFAMGAAIVAALLVVALAANALRDLIG, from the coding sequence ATGCAGCAGCGCGAGCGACAGGGCGCGGTGGACACGACCATCGGATACGAGGTGCCGCGCGCGAGCGATCGTCCACCGCCCGCGACCGCCGAGACCGTCGCCGACGCGAGCCTGCCCGGCGCGCTGCACGCGACCGTCGCGCTCGGTGAGACGCTCGCCGCGCCGCTGCCGCAGGTCGCGGAGGGCGCGAGCGAGCCGCGCGTGACGTCGACCTCGACGTCGGTGCTGCCGCGCATCGAGGCGGAAGGGAAGGGCGTTCGCCTCGTGCCCACGAACGGCCCGCGATATCGCACCGTGCGCGCGCTGGGCGAGGGCGGCATGGGTGAGGTCGCGCTCGTCCAGGATCGCGACATCGGCCGCACCGTCGCGATGAAGCGCCTGCGCGCGACGTTCGGTCAGGGCCCCGCGGTCGTCGCGCGCTTCGTCGACGAGGTGCGCACCATCGGCAACCTCGAGCACCCGAACATCGTGCCGATCCACGACGTCGGGGTGGACGAGCACGGTCGCTACTTCTTCGTGATGAAGTACGTCGACGGCGAGACGCTCGAGTCGATCGTCTCGCGCCTCCAGGCCGGGGATCCGCGCGCGATCGCGGAGCACGGCATCACGCGTCGCGTCGAGATCTTCGTCGGGCTGCTGCGCGCCCTCCAGTACGCGCACGCGCGCGGCATCGTGCATCGCGACGTGAAGCCGGCGAACGTGATGATCGGGCGCTACGGCGAGGTCGTGCTGATGGACTGGGGCGTCGCGCGTCCGATCGCGAAGAGCGGCGCGCACGACGACGCCCAGCGCATGAGCCCCGACGAGATGCGTGCCGCGCCCTCCCGCGCGAGCGAGACGCACGCGGGCGCGCTCATCGGAACGCCGCTCTACATGTCGCCCGAGCAGGCCGCGGGGAAGAACGACGAGCTCGACGCGCGCAGCGATCTCTACTCGGCGTGCCTCGTGTTCCACGAGCTGCTCGGCCTGCGTCACTACCGCAGCAGTGCGAGCGGCTCGCTCGGTGAGCTGCTCGAGGCGATCCGCGGGCAGGATCCCGCGGGCGTGCACTCGATGTTCCCCGCGCATCCCGCGAACGCGCAGGGCGTGCCCGCGGAGCTCGCGCACTTCTGTCGCCGTGGGCTCCTGCGAGATCCCGCTGCGCGATGGCAGAGCGCCGACGAGATGATCGCGGAGCTCGAGGCGATCCTCGAGGGGCGCTGTCGCGTGCAGTGCCCGGTGACGTTCATGAAGCGCTCGACCCGCGAGATGGGGCTCTTCGTCGATCGACGACCGCGCTTCGCGATGGGCGCCGCGATCGTCGCGGCGCTCCTCGTGGTGGCGCTGGCCGCGAACGCGCTGCGTGATCTGATCGGCTGA
- a CDS encoding TonB-dependent receptor domain-containing protein has protein sequence MSGRRPGWLAPALLIALVVTSANAARVTAQDAPAEDAPARPSPPRLTQFVPSDPPEGLEDRDAAVLLEITVAADGTVSDVRVVESAGEGLEAFDERAITAARAFVFEPARIGERAVGARIRYRYVFEGRVVEEAEAETEAETEVEPEAEAEAEAEAEAEAETEAEPEGDSTTDEAVFRARAEVEPAPRDAVRRVLRREVLTRMPGTRGDALRVVELLPGVGRPAFGGGVLLVRGSAPGDSQVFLDGNPVPLLYHFGGLTSFFNSQLLSRIEFVPGNFSVRYGRKIGGILEVDPRDPRFDGFHGFIDLSGGIDASIMLEGPINEDFAFALAFRRSYIDAVLALAQDSLGDDAPDFLTAPVYYDYQALATWTPTDADRIRLAIYGSSDELRLLLANPSDGDFAVRGNLGISTQFHRIQIGWRHVEGWLEQDVQVGFGVNLLELGVGDAFQLEGEFLPLNIRSEWRMQLAENVRTIVGLDMQITPLSLLFRGPPIGQSEGMPAMPTDERVAFSVDDVVGYRPAAYVESDVTLFERLDLVLGVRADWYREIEELTVDPRMTARVRLTDQVSLRTGVGLFSQPPEFQETAEGIGNPELEPIHALHVGLGGDLRLPEHGMSFSLDGFYKHIWDRVVSTPRGVAPFFTNDGLGRIYGLEVAARMEPDGPYPLFGFLSYTLSRSERQDGAGQEWRLFDFDQTHIFTLALVWRIGQGWELGGTFRLVSGNPYTPISGAIQDVRTNTYRPIYGAVNSDRNPFFHRLDVRLQKLWRIGDVSLTFYIDVQNVYNSTNPEGRIYNYDYSESRDLPGLPILPSIGIRGEL, from the coding sequence GTGTCTGGGAGACGCCCCGGGTGGCTCGCGCCGGCGCTGCTGATCGCGCTGGTCGTGACGTCTGCGAACGCAGCGCGTGTGACGGCGCAGGACGCGCCGGCGGAAGACGCACCCGCACGACCGAGCCCACCGCGGCTCACGCAATTCGTGCCGAGCGATCCGCCCGAGGGGCTCGAGGATCGCGACGCGGCGGTACTCTTGGAGATCACGGTCGCGGCCGACGGAACGGTGTCCGACGTGCGCGTCGTCGAGAGCGCGGGCGAAGGGCTCGAGGCGTTCGACGAGCGCGCGATCACCGCGGCGCGCGCGTTCGTGTTCGAGCCGGCGAGGATCGGCGAGCGCGCAGTCGGAGCGCGGATTCGGTATCGGTACGTGTTCGAGGGACGGGTCGTCGAGGAGGCCGAGGCCGAGACCGAAGCCGAGACCGAGGTCGAGCCCGAAGCGGAGGCTGAAGCCGAAGCCGAGGCTGAAGCGGAAGCCGAGACCGAGGCGGAGCCCGAGGGCGATTCGACGACCGACGAGGCGGTGTTCCGGGCGCGGGCCGAGGTCGAGCCTGCGCCGCGCGATGCCGTGCGGCGCGTGCTGCGTCGCGAAGTGCTCACGCGCATGCCGGGCACGCGCGGAGACGCGCTGCGCGTCGTCGAATTGCTTCCGGGCGTCGGACGTCCCGCGTTCGGCGGCGGCGTGCTCCTGGTGCGTGGCTCGGCGCCGGGCGACAGCCAGGTGTTCCTCGACGGCAATCCGGTCCCGCTCCTCTATCACTTCGGCGGACTGACCTCCTTCTTCAACTCCCAGCTGCTCTCGCGCATCGAATTCGTGCCCGGCAATTTCTCGGTGCGATACGGGCGCAAGATCGGCGGCATCCTCGAGGTCGATCCCCGCGATCCTCGCTTCGACGGATTCCACGGGTTCATCGATCTCAGCGGCGGCATCGACGCGTCGATCATGCTGGAGGGCCCGATCAACGAGGACTTCGCGTTCGCGCTCGCGTTCCGGCGCAGCTACATCGACGCCGTCCTCGCGCTCGCCCAGGACAGCCTCGGTGACGACGCGCCCGACTTCCTGACTGCGCCGGTCTATTACGACTACCAGGCGCTCGCGACGTGGACTCCCACCGACGCCGATCGGATTCGATTGGCGATCTACGGCAGCAGCGACGAGCTGCGCCTCTTGCTCGCGAATCCGTCGGACGGCGACTTCGCGGTGCGCGGCAATCTCGGGATCTCGACGCAATTCCACCGCATCCAGATCGGATGGCGACACGTCGAGGGCTGGCTCGAGCAGGACGTGCAGGTCGGCTTCGGCGTCAATCTGCTCGAGCTCGGCGTGGGCGATGCGTTCCAGCTCGAGGGCGAGTTCCTGCCGCTGAACATCCGCAGCGAGTGGCGCATGCAGCTCGCGGAGAACGTGCGGACGATCGTCGGCTTGGACATGCAGATCACGCCGCTGAGCCTGCTCTTCCGCGGTCCTCCGATCGGTCAGTCGGAAGGAATGCCGGCGATGCCCACCGACGAGCGCGTCGCCTTCTCGGTCGACGACGTGGTGGGCTATCGCCCCGCGGCCTACGTCGAGAGCGACGTGACGCTCTTCGAGCGGCTCGACCTCGTGCTCGGCGTGCGCGCCGACTGGTATCGCGAGATCGAGGAGCTGACGGTCGATCCCCGCATGACCGCGCGCGTGCGACTGACCGATCAGGTCTCGCTGCGCACCGGTGTCGGTCTCTTCTCGCAGCCCCCGGAATTCCAGGAGACCGCGGAGGGGATCGGCAATCCCGAGCTCGAGCCCATCCACGCGCTCCACGTCGGGCTCGGCGGCGATCTGCGTCTGCCCGAGCACGGGATGTCGTTCTCGCTCGACGGGTTCTACAAGCACATCTGGGATCGTGTGGTGTCGACGCCGCGCGGCGTCGCGCCGTTCTTCACGAACGACGGATTGGGGCGCATCTACGGCCTCGAGGTCGCGGCGCGCATGGAGCCCGACGGGCCCTATCCGCTCTTCGGATTCCTCTCGTACACGCTGTCGCGCAGCGAGCGACAGGACGGGGCGGGCCAGGAATGGCGCCTCTTCGACTTCGATCAGACGCACATCTTCACGCTCGCGCTGGTGTGGCGCATCGGACAGGGCTGGGAGCTCGGCGGCACGTTCCGACTGGTGAGCGGCAATCCGTACACGCCGATCAGCGGCGCGATCCAGGACGTGCGCACCAACACCTATCGACCGATCTACGGCGCGGTGAATTCGGATCGAAATCCGTTCTTCCACCGCCTCGACGTGCGCCTCCAGAAGCTCTGGAGGATCGGAGACGTGTCGCTGACGTTCTACATCGACGTGCAGAACGTCTACAACAGCACGAACCCCGAGGGGCGCATCTACAACTACGACTATTCCGAGTCGCGGGATCTGCCGGGGCTCCCGATCCTTCCGTCGATCGGAATCCGAGGAGAGCTCTGA